A single window of Leeuwenhoekiella sp. MAR_2009_132 DNA harbors:
- the leuC gene encoding 3-isopropylmalate dehydratase large subunit: MAGKTLFDKVWDAHVVDTVPNGPQVLYIDKHLIHEVTSPQAFSELEERGIPVARPDQIVATADHNTPTVDQHLPVRDLLSRNQLKQLTDNCEKHGITLYGLGHEYNGIVHVMAPELGITQPGMTMVCGDSHTSTHGAFGTIAFGIGTSQVAQVFASQCLLLTKPKSLRVNVTGKLKPNVLPKDVILYVISQLGTNAGTGYFCEYAGNVFEEMSMEGRMTVCNMSIEMGARGGMIAPDQTTFDYVQGRKFAPQSAEWDKKLAYWKTLPTDADAVFDKEYSFDAADIEPMVTYGTNPGMGIKVTGNIPDKDDVNLEKALAYMNFKKGESLIDKPINYVFIGSCTNSRIEDFRIAADFVKGKQKAPNVNAWLVPGSQQVAKQLVEEGLDKIFTEAGFALRQPGCSACLAMNDDKIPEGEYCVSTSNRNFEGRQGQGARTILASPLMAAATAVAGKITDITKQLN, translated from the coding sequence ATGGCAGGAAAAACATTATTTGACAAAGTTTGGGATGCACACGTAGTAGATACGGTGCCTAACGGACCGCAAGTACTTTATATAGACAAACACCTTATTCACGAAGTTACCAGTCCACAGGCATTTTCAGAATTAGAAGAGCGCGGCATACCTGTAGCACGACCAGATCAGATTGTTGCAACAGCAGATCACAATACTCCTACCGTAGATCAACATTTACCGGTGCGAGATTTGTTATCCCGTAACCAGTTGAAACAGCTCACAGACAATTGTGAGAAACACGGGATTACCCTGTATGGTTTAGGGCACGAGTACAATGGTATTGTGCACGTAATGGCTCCAGAACTTGGAATTACCCAACCGGGTATGACAATGGTTTGTGGGGATAGCCATACCTCTACACACGGTGCATTTGGTACAATCGCATTTGGTATAGGAACCAGCCAGGTAGCTCAGGTTTTTGCCAGCCAGTGTTTATTATTAACAAAACCGAAAAGTTTACGGGTCAATGTAACCGGTAAATTAAAACCGAATGTTTTACCTAAAGATGTTATTTTATATGTAATCTCACAATTAGGAACTAACGCAGGTACAGGTTATTTCTGTGAATATGCCGGAAACGTTTTTGAAGAAATGTCTATGGAAGGTCGTATGACCGTTTGCAACATGAGTATTGAAATGGGTGCTCGTGGTGGAATGATCGCTCCAGACCAGACAACTTTTGATTATGTACAAGGTCGCAAGTTTGCACCTCAAAGCGCAGAATGGGATAAAAAATTAGCCTACTGGAAAACTCTTCCTACAGATGCTGATGCTGTTTTTGACAAAGAATATTCTTTTGACGCAGCAGACATTGAGCCTATGGTAACTTATGGCACAAATCCCGGAATGGGAATCAAAGTAACCGGAAACATCCCAGATAAGGATGACGTGAATCTGGAAAAGGCTTTGGCATATATGAACTTCAAAAAGGGAGAAAGTCTAATTGATAAGCCTATTAATTATGTGTTCATAGGAAGTTGTACCAATTCTCGAATAGAAGATTTTCGCATTGCGGCAGATTTTGTAAAAGGCAAGCAAAAAGCACCTAATGTTAACGCCTGGTTAGTTCCCGGCTCACAGCAGGTTGCAAAACAACTGGTTGAAGAAGGTCTTGATAAAATATTTACCGAAGCAGGATTTGCATTGAGACAACCGGGTTGCTCTGCATGTTTAGCGATGAACGATGATAAAATTCCCGAAGGAGAATATTGTGTTTCTACTTCTAACCGAAATTTTGAAGGAAGACAGGGACAAGGTGCTCGTACCATTTTAGCGAGTCCGCTTATGGCAGCGGCCACCGCAGTTGCCGGAAAAATTACAGACATTACCAAACAATTAAATTAA
- the leuD gene encoding 3-isopropylmalate dehydratase small subunit, translating into MEKFIKLTDTAVPLPIENIDTDQIIPARFLKSTDKQGFGDNVFRDWRYDHEGNKNTDFVLNDPTYGGTILVAGDNFGCGSSREHAAWAIAGYGFKVVISSFFADIFRGNALNNGILPIQVTPAYLKELLQTIKDKPETQLTINLEDQVLSSPAGELEFDIDPYKKVCMINGYDDIDFLISKKEAIEAFEREQAY; encoded by the coding sequence ATGGAAAAGTTTATCAAGCTTACCGATACAGCAGTTCCTTTACCTATAGAGAATATAGATACAGATCAGATTATACCTGCTCGATTTTTAAAGTCTACAGACAAACAAGGTTTTGGAGATAATGTTTTCAGAGATTGGCGTTACGATCACGAAGGCAATAAAAACACTGACTTTGTATTAAATGATCCTACCTACGGCGGTACTATTCTCGTTGCAGGCGACAACTTTGGCTGTGGTTCTAGTAGAGAACATGCTGCCTGGGCAATTGCAGGATATGGTTTTAAAGTAGTTATAAGTAGTTTTTTTGCAGATATCTTTAGAGGTAACGCACTAAATAACGGAATTTTACCCATTCAGGTAACTCCAGCATATTTAAAAGAATTGCTTCAAACTATAAAAGACAAACCAGAAACCCAACTTACCATCAATCTGGAAGATCAGGTTTTAAGTTCGCCTGCAGGAGAATTAGAATTTGACATCGATCCTTATAAAAAAGTGTGTATGATTAATGGGTATGATGATATTGATTTTTTAATTAGTAAAAAAGAAGCGATAGAAGCTTTTGAACGCGAACAGGCGTATTAA
- the leuB gene encoding 3-isopropylmalate dehydrogenase, which produces MKFNIAVLAGDGIGPEVTEQAIKALDAIADVFDHSFVYKNALVGACAIDETGNPLPDETITICKESDAVLFGAIGHPKYDNDPTAQVRPEQGLLKLRKSLGLFCNIRPVKAFERLIENSPLKREIISGTDISIYRELTGGIYFGDKHLSDDGQVATDGCSYSVEEISRITHLAFKEAQNRRKKLTLVDKANVLETSRLWRKTVTEIAKDYADVELDFLFVDNAAMQMILNPSQFDVILTENLFGDIISDEASVIGGSIGLLASASVGSTVGMFEPIHGSFPQATGKNIANPLASILSAAMMLRHLGLHKEAAAIENAVEKSLELGITTGDINPKKPFTTTKVGDFIADFLTHPEDTNRNFKNIHMGQSTII; this is translated from the coding sequence ATGAAATTTAACATCGCAGTTTTAGCCGGAGACGGTATCGGACCAGAAGTAACAGAACAGGCAATCAAAGCATTAGATGCGATTGCAGATGTATTTGATCACTCCTTTGTTTATAAAAATGCGTTAGTAGGAGCTTGCGCAATAGATGAAACAGGCAACCCTTTACCTGACGAGACCATCACGATTTGTAAAGAAAGTGATGCTGTTCTTTTTGGTGCTATAGGTCATCCTAAATATGACAATGATCCTACAGCTCAAGTACGACCAGAACAAGGCTTATTAAAACTTAGAAAATCGCTTGGTTTGTTTTGTAACATCAGACCTGTAAAAGCATTTGAGCGTTTAATTGAAAATTCTCCGCTTAAAAGAGAAATTATTTCAGGTACAGATATTTCAATATATCGTGAATTAACCGGTGGTATTTACTTTGGTGATAAGCATCTTAGTGATGACGGTCAGGTTGCTACAGATGGTTGTTCATATTCGGTAGAAGAGATTAGTAGGATTACACATCTTGCATTTAAGGAAGCTCAGAACCGCAGAAAAAAATTAACCCTTGTTGATAAAGCTAACGTTTTAGAAACATCTCGGCTTTGGCGTAAAACGGTAACCGAGATTGCAAAAGACTATGCAGATGTTGAGTTAGATTTCTTATTTGTAGATAATGCGGCGATGCAAATGATTTTAAACCCAAGTCAGTTTGATGTAATTCTTACTGAAAATTTATTTGGAGATATCATTTCTGACGAAGCATCAGTAATAGGTGGTTCTATTGGTCTTTTAGCTTCAGCTTCAGTAGGAAGCACTGTAGGTATGTTTGAGCCTATTCACGGTTCTTTTCCGCAGGCCACAGGTAAAAATATTGCTAACCCATTAGCTTCTATTTTATCTGCTGCGATGATGTTGCGCCATTTAGGATTGCATAAAGAAGCGGCAGCTATAGAAAATGCTGTTGAAAAATCATTAGAACTAGGAATCACTACCGGTGACATCAATCCTAAAAAACCATTTACAACCACAAAAGTAGGTGACTTTATCGCAGATTTCTTAACCCACCCTGAAGATACGAACCGTAACTTCAAAAATATTCATATGGGACAGAGTACAATTATCTAA